In Zingiber officinale cultivar Zhangliang chromosome 8B, Zo_v1.1, whole genome shotgun sequence, a single genomic region encodes these proteins:
- the LOC122013396 gene encoding cyclase-associated protein 1-like, with product MDEELMTRLEVAVARLEALSAEPPAPAASSRSICHDAAMDTSISAFDDLVSDSLGRVLEAAGKIGGEVLDATKVMEEAFSVLKQLIVKSKRCQNPGVAGTAEFLRPLNNVIAKANSLTEGKRSEYFNHLKAVADSLTALVWIGYTGKDCGMRMPSAHLEESWQMAEFYSNKILVEYKNKEPEHINWAKSMKELYFPGLCDYVKNFYPLGPAWGIAVSTLPSSSSSTPTSSTPGAPPPPKAPIISAETVQSRPREGMSAVFEEINSGKSVTAGLRKVTDDMKTKNRVDRSGAVASAEKGGCASSFTNTKVPPKLELQMGRKWAVENHIGNKNLIIEDCDTKQSVYIYGCKDSVLQVKGNSSFLSSVLV from the exons ATGGACGAAGAGCTAATGACGAGGCTGGAGGTAGCCGTGGCGCGGCTGGAGGCGCTTTCCGCCGAGCCACCCGCCCCCGCAGCCTCGTCCAGAAGCATTTGCCACGACGCTGCCATGGATACGTCCATCTCAGCGTTCGACGATCTCGTTTCGGATTCCTTGGGCCGGGTTTTGGAGGCTGCGGGTAAGATCGGCGGGGAGGTTCTCGACGCGACGAAAGTAATGGAGGAGGCGTTCTCGGTGCTTAAGCAGCTCATTGTCAAGTCCAAGCGCTGCCAG AATCCAGGTGTTGCTGGTACGGCAGAGTTTTTGAGGCCACTCAATAATGTGATTGCCAAAGCCAATTCCCTAACCGAAGGGAAACGATCTGAATATTTCAACCATTTAAAAGCAGTTGCTGATAGTTTAACAGCTCTGGTTTGGATAGGTTACACAGGAAAGGACTGTG GCATGAGAATGCCAAGTGCACATTTAGAAGAAAGCTGGCAAATGGCTGAATTCTACAGCAATAAG ATTCTTGTGGAATATAAGAATAAGGAACCAGAACATATAAATTGGGCAAAGTCAATGAAGGAATTGTATTTCCCTGGCTTGTGTGACTATGTAAAGAACTTCTACCCCCTGGGTCCTGCTTGGGGCATAGCTGTGTCAACATTGCCGTCATCTTCTTCAAGCACCCCTACATCAAGCACCCCTGGTGCACCACCACCACCAAAAGCTCCTATTATTTCCGCAGAAACTGTACAATCACGTCCTAGAGAAGGAATGTCTGCTGTCTTCGAAGAAATCAATTCAGGAAAATCAGTAACTGCAG GCTTGAGAAAAGTTACAGATGATATGAAGACTAAAAACCGTGTTGATAGAAGTGGTGCAGTAGCCTCAGCTGAAAAAGGTGGTTGTGCCAGTTCTTTTACAAACACCAAAGTGCCCCCCAAGTTGGAGCTCCAAATGGGACGCAA ATGGGCAGTTGAAAATCACATTGGAAATAAGAACTTGATTATTGAAGACTGTGACACAAAGCAGTCTGTATACATATACGGGTGCAAGGATTCAGTATTACAAGTCAAAGGCAATTCTTCATTTTTATCTTCAGTTTTGGTGTAA
- the LOC122016050 gene encoding methylesterase 1-like produces the protein MKNKLSTRSFTNRNPQPSQVSGRPKQNRFKAMADDAASNSTNLHIVLVHGACHGAWSWHKLTTLLRSAGHRVAALDLAASGIDERRFVDIRSFTDYNRPLLDFLESLPSGERAVLVGHSLGGINISFAMDKFPAKVAVGVFITAFMPDSDHPPGHVYKRHNLDDPSNPFWLDTQFGSVRNEENGPVSMLFGPNMMANFYDHSPVQDLTLAMTLLRPISMFADELLASPPLSKSGYASTAKVYIKCEKDIGLLATYQQWMIENNPVNEVKVIEEADHMPMLSTPEELSRIISEIVKTYA, from the exons ATGAAAAACAAGCTAAGTACTCGTTCCTTCACAAATCGGAATCCACAGCCAAGCCAAGTTTCTGGAAGACCAAAACAAAATCGATTCAAGGCCATGGCTGACGATGCCGCGAGCAACAGCACAAACCTACACATCGTCCTGGTGCACGGTGCCTGCCACGGAGCCTGGTCGTGGCACAAGCTCACCACCCTGCTCCGCTCAGCTGGCCACCGCGTCGCTGCGCTCGACCTTGCCGCCTCTGGCATCGATGAGCGCCGCTTCGTTGACATCCGAAGCTTCACAGACTACAACCGGCCGCTGCTTGACTTCCTCGAGTCACTTCCATCGGGCGAGCGCGCTGTCCTCGTCGGTCACAGCCTCGGCGGCATCAATATATCCTTCGCCATGGACAAGTTCCCTGCCAAAGTCGCCGTTGGAGTCTTCATCACCGCCTTCATGCCCGATTCCGACCATCCCCCTGGTCACGTTTATAAAAGG CATAATTTGGATGATCCAAGCAATCCATTTTGGTTGGATACTCAATTCGGATCTGTTAGGAACGAGGAGAATGGTCCTGTCTCCATGCTATTTGGACCGAATATGATGGCCAACTTCTACGATCACTCTCCGGTGCAG GACTTGACTTTGGCCATGACGCTTCTGAGGCCTATTTCCATGTTCGCCGATGAGTTGTTGGCATCACCGCCGTTATCTAAGTCGGGATATGCGTCGACGGCGAAGGTGTACATCAAATGCGAGAAAGACATTGGGCTATTGGCGACTTACCAACAGTGGATGATCGAGAATAATCCGGTGAATGAGGTGAAGGTGATTGAGGAGGCGGACCACATGCCCATGTTGTCGACGCCGGAGGAACTGAGCCGGATCATCTCGGAGATCGTCAAGACCTATGCTTAG